One Salvia splendens isolate huo1 chromosome 12, SspV2, whole genome shotgun sequence genomic window carries:
- the LOC121757055 gene encoding ubiquinol oxidase 2, mitochondrial-like yields the protein MSRRAAMQVSRLFNSTSTISQGSTFLKSTPMLGNRHRSSMASQDKAKSGADGKDDRGIVSSYWGVTPPKVRKDDGSPWPWNSFRPWETYTADTSIDVKKHHEAKTLMDKIAYGTVQALKYPTHLFFQRRHICHAMLLETVAAVPGMVGGMMLHLKSLRRFEQSGGWIKALLEEAENERMHLMTFLEVSQPKWSERALVIAVQGVFFNAYFAAYLISPKLAHRIVGYLEEEAVNSYTEFLQDLEKGLVENQPAPAIAIDYWRLPADSTLKHVVTVIRADEAHHRDLNHYASDIQCQGHELKEYPAPLGYH from the exons ATGAGCCGTCGCGCTGCAATGCAAGTCTCAAGGCTATTCAATAGCACTTCCACAATTTCACAAGGCTCTACATTCCTAAAGTCTACCCCGATGCTCGGGAACAGGCATCGGAGTAGCATGGCTTCGCAAGACAAGGCTAAATCAGGAGCCGATGGTAAGGATGATCGAGGCATCGTTAGCAGCTATTGGGGCGTGACTCCTCCCAAAGTACGCAAGGACGATGGGTCGCCATGGCCGTGGAACAGTTTCCGGCCGTGGGAGACGTACACGGCGGACACGAGTATCGATGTAAAGAAGCACCATGAGGCTAAGACTCTCATGGACAAGATTGCTTATGGAACGGTCCAAGCTCTCAAATACCCAACCCACTTATTTTTTcag AGGCGGCACATTTGCCACGCGATGCTGCTGGAGACGGTGGCGGCGGTGCCGGGGATGGTGGGCGGGATGATGCTGCACCTGAAATCGCTGCGACGGTTCGAGCAAAGCGGGGGATGGATCAAGGCGCTGCTGGAAGAGGCGGAAAACGAGCGGATGCATCTGATGACATTCCTGGAAGTATCGCAGCCGAAATGGTCGGAGCGAGCCCTTGTTATCGCGGTGCAGGGCGTCTTCTTCAACGCCTACTTCGCCGCCTATCTGATTTCGCCCAAATTAGCGCATCGTATCGTCGGATACCTAGAGGAGGAGGCCGTCAATTCCTACACCGAATTCCTCCAAGATTTGGAGAAGGGGTTGGTCGAGAATCAGCCCGCGCCGGCTATCGCCATTGATTACTGGCGGCTTCCCGCGGATTCGACGCTCAAGCACGTCGTCACCGTTATTAGAGCTGATGAGGCGCATCACCGTGATCTCAACCACTATGCATCG GACATACAATGCCAAGGACATGAACTGAAGGAATATCCAGCTCCGTTGGGATACCACTGA